From Campylobacter concisus, a single genomic window includes:
- a CDS encoding 4Fe-4S dicluster domain-containing protein, translating to MQNQKNRRAFLKSMVVVAAGAGAASSGFAFKSEESVKKPHFGMIFDQNKCVGCTDCEIACRKVNLVPKGQMRLFIEDKTNPKNLLDKRFVRVSCQQCVDAPCVAVCPTKACHKDEKTGIQTTNIDDCIACKYCIVACPYDVRYIDKVTHSAQSCNFCVDTNLKDEKEPACVEACRYEAIVFGDLNDEDSHISKLLAVKDSIRLRAELGTKPSLRYIPKVKMGV from the coding sequence ATGCAAAATCAAAAAAATAGAAGAGCCTTTTTAAAAAGCATGGTAGTTGTGGCTGCTGGTGCTGGTGCGGCAAGTAGTGGTTTTGCTTTTAAGAGTGAAGAAAGTGTAAAAAAACCACACTTTGGTATGATATTTGACCAAAATAAATGTGTTGGCTGTACCGACTGTGAGATAGCTTGTAGAAAGGTAAATTTAGTCCCAAAAGGGCAGATGAGACTTTTTATAGAAGATAAGACTAATCCTAAAAATTTACTCGATAAAAGATTTGTAAGAGTGTCTTGTCAGCAGTGTGTCGATGCGCCTTGTGTAGCTGTTTGTCCAACCAAGGCTTGTCATAAAGACGAAAAAACTGGCATACAAACTACAAATATAGATGACTGCATCGCCTGTAAATACTGCATCGTAGCCTGTCCATATGATGTGAGATATATTGATAAGGTTACGCACTCAGCTCAAAGCTGTAACTTTTGCGTAGATACAAATTTAAAGGACGAAAAAGAGCCGGCCTGCGTAGAAGCTTGTAGATATGAAGCGATCGTCTTTGGTGATCTTAACGATGAAGATTCGCACATCAGTAAGCTACTAGCCGTAAAAGATAGCATAAGGCTAAGAGCAGAGCTTGGCACAAAACCAAGCCTTAGATATATTCCTAAAGTAAAAATGGGGGTGTAA
- a CDS encoding FKBP-type peptidyl-prolyl cis-trans isomerase, with protein MKNKVLKFTLLLSLSASGLLANVDSNESYAMGATSGGYVLKGLLEQKQIGISYDAEAVIKGFSDALKGELKLSDDEIAKLLNKRAENLDKIVKEKEAAILKENLKQGKAFMDKNAKNKNVKTTKSKLQYEILKSSKKGATPKQESIIIANYKASFIDGKVFDETKEAPAHLSMLNLIPGLEEGLMLMKEGDKFKFVIPPELAYGDSGMEGIPGGETIVFEIELVKVLKPGELAEAAKKIHEKELNEGIKKPH; from the coding sequence ATGAAAAATAAGGTTTTAAAATTTACGCTACTTCTTAGCTTAAGTGCTTCTGGTTTGCTTGCAAATGTAGATTCAAATGAGTCTTATGCTATGGGAGCAACAAGTGGTGGATATGTTTTAAAAGGGTTACTTGAACAAAAACAAATAGGCATTAGCTACGATGCTGAGGCCGTTATCAAAGGTTTTAGTGATGCACTAAAAGGAGAGCTAAAACTAAGCGATGATGAGATAGCAAAGCTACTAAACAAAAGAGCTGAAAATTTAGACAAGATAGTAAAAGAAAAAGAAGCCGCCATACTTAAAGAGAATTTAAAGCAGGGCAAGGCTTTTATGGATAAAAATGCAAAAAATAAAAATGTAAAAACGACAAAATCAAAATTGCAATATGAAATTTTAAAATCAAGCAAAAAGGGAGCGACTCCAAAACAAGAGAGTATCATCATAGCAAACTACAAAGCTAGCTTTATCGATGGTAAGGTCTTTGATGAGACAAAAGAGGCTCCAGCTCATCTTTCTATGCTAAATTTGATCCCAGGTCTTGAAGAGGGCTTAATGCTCATGAAAGAGGGCGATAAGTTTAAATTTGTTATCCCGCCAGAACTTGCGTACGGCGATAGCGGCATGGAGGGCATACCTGGAGGCGAGACTATTGTTTTTGAGATAGAGCTTGTTAAAGTCTTAAAGCCAGGTGAATTAGCCGAGGCTGCAAAGAAAATTCACGAAAAAGAACTAAATGAGGGCATCAAAAAGCCTCATTAA
- a CDS encoding multiheme c-type cytochrome: MRNLQKALAGLLMGVSIFASQACCEEHNMQMSDKARDVIANPKGTLQSRGVISLQDYVVEEQEMYNWLFKNHPIFTKYGGKTVGKMVVHDRGLEWLAEGHGFDMSKLSKRDGGKGYSSMMYRIPATSSLQFPNKFVGPEKCGECHPAQYEVWSRSRHATTMRFPGEHPEVNNNLTEPVFDKDTASILPKGITPDVIYATVGHLRTKMGYVDAWLLRGTYYVEGGLLRDGTGQIVAGGNQWQRTWALNLDDATVKKIKELVPEFPGTLEEYGDNGGYVRGLASYAAKHKKSMFFQANSSYCEVCHPVKFDFKSKAEFYAALGNAKELQKHTISKGVSCEECHGAGGHLDGATNFRTSNCERCHQRFNFSPDLARANPLNNGKLDLSLSSKFKSMGPGCGSEGSQSYFTAHYDKGMRCVTCHDPHDNTGPVVGDKSVTGMNYNSEQGYLSSFYTKPKIRKECKDCHETQAYIASKADTHKDNTCASCHMPFMMSCENFYAVQFQDNAGFDTQRRSHIWKIMVDPKEKSLVPGDAAKGPRDAKDWHFERDKNGHNYVDLMWACARTSWADKDMKDTKGCHSPVLSELKPTLHFKNQKQVYDEVMGWQTPVKNEFSEVKIGIEGLYSLLETKKLDASDKVRVYELIQNAQEIIDMVEKDGSWGMHGFKFTKQKLDASKEYIKEAQRILNKNL; encoded by the coding sequence ATGAGAAATCTACAAAAAGCCTTAGCTGGTTTGCTCATGGGTGTTAGCATCTTCGCTTCACAAGCCTGTTGCGAAGAGCATAATATGCAGATGTCCGATAAAGCACGTGATGTTATCGCAAATCCTAAAGGCACACTGCAAAGTAGAGGTGTTATCTCCTTGCAAGACTACGTTGTAGAAGAGCAAGAGATGTATAACTGGTTATTTAAAAACCACCCTATTTTTACAAAGTATGGTGGTAAAACCGTCGGTAAAATGGTCGTTCACGACCGTGGCTTAGAGTGGCTTGCCGAGGGACATGGCTTTGATATGTCAAAGCTTAGTAAAAGAGATGGCGGTAAGGGCTATAGCTCTATGATGTATAGAATTCCAGCCACTTCATCGCTTCAGTTTCCTAATAAATTTGTAGGACCAGAAAAGTGCGGTGAGTGTCACCCAGCTCAGTATGAAGTGTGGAGCAGATCTCGCCACGCAACTACCATGCGTTTCCCTGGCGAGCACCCAGAGGTTAATAACAACCTAACTGAGCCAGTATTTGACAAAGATACAGCTTCTATCCTTCCAAAAGGTATTACTCCAGATGTTATCTACGCAACTGTTGGTCACTTAAGAACCAAAATGGGCTACGTTGATGCGTGGCTACTTCGTGGTACTTACTACGTTGAGGGCGGTTTGCTAAGAGATGGTACAGGTCAGATCGTAGCTGGTGGTAACCAATGGCAAAGAACATGGGCGTTAAATTTAGACGACGCTACTGTTAAAAAGATAAAAGAGCTTGTCCCAGAATTTCCTGGCACTCTTGAAGAGTACGGCGATAATGGCGGATATGTTAGAGGTCTAGCTTCATACGCCGCAAAACATAAAAAATCAATGTTTTTCCAAGCAAACTCATCATATTGTGAAGTTTGTCACCCGGTTAAATTCGATTTCAAATCAAAAGCAGAATTTTACGCAGCACTTGGTAATGCTAAAGAGCTTCAAAAACACACTATCTCAAAAGGCGTAAGCTGTGAGGAGTGCCACGGAGCTGGCGGTCACCTTGATGGAGCTACAAATTTTAGAACATCAAACTGCGAACGCTGCCACCAAAGATTTAACTTTAGCCCAGATCTAGCTCGTGCTAATCCTCTTAATAACGGTAAGCTTGATCTCTCACTTAGCTCTAAATTTAAATCAATGGGACCAGGATGTGGTTCTGAGGGTTCACAATCATACTTTACAGCTCACTATGACAAAGGTATGAGATGTGTTACTTGCCACGATCCACACGATAACACAGGTCCAGTTGTAGGCGATAAGAGTGTAACAGGTATGAACTATAACTCAGAACAAGGCTATCTAAGCTCATTCTATACTAAACCAAAAATTAGAAAAGAGTGTAAAGATTGCCACGAGACTCAAGCATATATCGCATCTAAAGCAGATACTCACAAAGATAACACTTGTGCATCTTGCCACATGCCATTTATGATGAGTTGTGAGAATTTCTACGCTGTTCAGTTCCAAGACAACGCTGGCTTTGATACTCAAAGAAGATCTCACATCTGGAAGATCATGGTTGATCCAAAAGAGAAATCTCTAGTACCAGGCGATGCTGCTAAAGGTCCAAGAGATGCTAAAGATTGGCACTTTGAGAGAGATAAAAATGGCCATAACTACGTTGACTTGATGTGGGCTTGCGCTAGAACATCTTGGGCGGATAAAGATATGAAAGATACCAAAGGCTGCCATAGCCCAGTACTATCTGAGCTAAAACCAACACTTCACTTCAAAAACCAAAAACAAGTTTATGATGAAGTCATGGGATGGCAAACTCCAGTTAAGAATGAATTCTCTGAAGTTAAGATTGGTATTGAAGGACTTTACTCACTACTTGAGACTAAAAAACTTGATGCAAGTGATAAAGTAAGAGTTTATGAGCTTATCCAAAATGCTCAAGAGATCATCGATATGGTTGAAAAAGATGGTTCGTGGGGTATGCACGGATTTAAATTTACTAAACAAAAACTCGATGCATCAAAAGAGTATATAAAAGAAGCTCAAAGAATTTTGAATAAAAATTTATAG
- a CDS encoding DUF3365 domain-containing protein, with the protein MKYKFQLIVSVFIFVYLLISALVLNFYNNLAMKDAKKEAYYVLESINSVREYIAGVQRPLIEQLKRDGIIKEDFFDERLLSSSYISREIYNIQKKKYNLDFDYKLVAMAPLNKAHEPNEFEAQVLRGFKENKFSEFSKIIKDENGSQFFVGLPIRSQNTSCLACHNSESAPKQMLDRYEISNGKISEASEMMAMLSFKIPLRAIFSYHLKEVVIIMSAIAFVFGIFLLLVYKMHRRGEESKRQTEQLMIHQSRLASMGEMIGNISHQWKQPLAQISSALINLELYQERKKLDEAKIYEFIEETSKQINFMSETVDDFKNFFKPNTLKREFSVEEVINQTIKIINASLKKYQIEIEIDIRENFTIFANFNEIIQILINIINNAKDAFKQSYVKPRVIKIYTFIKDDRKNLCVQNNAGAIKASFLKVIFEPHFSTKESGSGLGLYMSQLIASKNNALIFARNVDENSITFTISFENL; encoded by the coding sequence GTGAAATATAAATTTCAGCTAATCGTTAGTGTTTTTATCTTTGTTTATCTCTTAATATCCGCACTTGTTTTAAATTTTTATAATAATCTTGCAATGAAAGATGCCAAAAAAGAGGCGTATTATGTGCTTGAGAGTATAAATTCTGTAAGAGAGTACATTGCGGGCGTTCAGCGTCCGCTAATAGAGCAGCTAAAGCGTGATGGCATTATAAAAGAGGATTTTTTTGACGAGAGATTGCTCTCATCTTCATATATAAGCCGTGAAATTTATAATATCCAAAAGAAAAAATACAATCTTGACTTTGACTACAAACTAGTTGCCATGGCACCTTTAAATAAAGCTCATGAACCAAATGAATTTGAAGCGCAGGTGTTAAGAGGCTTTAAAGAGAATAAATTTAGTGAGTTTTCAAAGATTATAAAAGATGAAAACGGCTCACAATTTTTTGTAGGACTTCCTATAAGAAGTCAAAATACATCTTGCCTAGCCTGTCACAATAGCGAAAGTGCTCCAAAACAGATGTTGGATCGTTATGAAATTTCAAATGGAAAAATTTCTGAAGCAAGTGAGATGATGGCAATGCTATCTTTTAAAATCCCACTACGTGCCATTTTTTCTTACCATTTAAAAGAGGTTGTCATCATAATGAGCGCGATAGCCTTTGTATTTGGGATATTTTTGCTACTTGTTTATAAGATGCATAGGCGCGGAGAAGAGAGCAAAAGACAGACCGAGCAGCTAATGATACATCAAAGCCGCCTAGCCTCAATGGGCGAGATGATAGGCAATATCTCACATCAGTGGAAGCAGCCTTTAGCTCAAATCAGCTCAGCTTTAATAAATTTAGAACTCTATCAGGAGCGAAAAAAGCTTGATGAAGCAAAAATTTATGAGTTTATAGAAGAGACTAGCAAGCAGATAAATTTTATGTCTGAAACGGTTGATGATTTTAAAAACTTTTTTAAGCCAAATACTTTAAAAAGGGAGTTTAGCGTAGAGGAAGTGATAAATCAGACTATAAAAATTATAAACGCCTCACTTAAGAAATATCAAATCGAAATAGAGATCGATATAAGAGAAAATTTTACGATTTTTGCAAATTTTAATGAAATAATCCAAATTTTAATAAATATTATAAATAACGCAAAAGATGCATTTAAACAAAGCTATGTAAAGCCAAGAGTAATAAAAATTTATACTTTTATAAAAGATGATCGTAAAAATTTATGCGTGCAAAATAATGCAGGAGCGATAAAGGCTTCGTTTTTAAAGGTTATCTTTGAGCCACACTTTAGCACAAAAGAGTCTGGCAGTGGGCTTGGTCTATATATGAGCCAACTTATCGCTAGCAAAAATAACGCCCTAATCTTTGCTAGAAACGTAGATGAAAATAGTATTACATTTACAATTAGTTTCGAAAATTTATAA
- a CDS encoding response regulator transcription factor, translating to MQEYDILDVLSNKKVLCLEDEEAILKNICASLELFFAEVNGVTDGYDALELAMSDAYDVLVLDISVPNIDGLEIAKKVRTINQKIPIVILSSHVEQEYLWRAVELKITRYLAKPYDKKSFIKALEDVALELVGRKPTLRLNDELEYDFGKKVLYINGEISHLSKSESRLLEYFLNNKNQTITYEQIFDYIWEYEQPSKEAIKTIVKELRRKLGKDVIKNLYGVGYLCEI from the coding sequence ATGCAAGAATATGATATTTTAGACGTTTTATCAAATAAAAAGGTCCTTTGCCTTGAAGATGAAGAGGCGATTTTAAAAAATATTTGTGCTTCTTTGGAACTATTTTTTGCCGAAGTAAATGGCGTAACAGATGGCTATGATGCACTTGAGCTAGCGATGAGCGATGCTTATGATGTTTTGGTACTTGATATAAGCGTGCCAAATATCGATGGCCTAGAGATCGCTAAAAAAGTAAGAACTATAAATCAAAAAATTCCTATCGTGATCTTATCAAGCCACGTAGAGCAAGAGTATTTGTGGAGAGCAGTTGAGCTAAAGATCACAAGGTATCTTGCAAAGCCATATGATAAAAAGTCATTTATAAAAGCCCTAGAAGACGTTGCTTTAGAGCTTGTTGGACGCAAGCCGACTCTTAGGCTAAATGATGAATTGGAATACGATTTTGGTAAAAAAGTACTTTATATAAATGGTGAAATTTCTCATCTAAGCAAGAGTGAAAGTAGGCTTTTAGAGTATTTTTTAAATAACAAAAATCAAACTATAACTTATGAACAAATTTTTGATTATATTTGGGAGTATGAGCAGCCAAGCAAAGAGGCGATAAAGACGATCGTAAAAGAGCTTAGAAGGAAGCTTGGCAAAGATGTGATTAAAAATTTATACGGTGTAGGTTACCTTTGTGAAATATAA
- the pyrE gene encoding orotate phosphoribosyltransferase: MDLEKIYKEAGAYLEGHFLLSSGNHSQFYLQSAKVLEDPALAGKLADELACVIEKFGIKFDSVCSPALGGILAGYELARAAKKRFIFTERVDRVMSLRRGFEVKKGEKFIVCEDIITTGGSALEAAHVIESLGGEVVGFAALANRGFCKVANLDNEAKPNAKLPSDKPFFALGNFEFEIYEPEHCPLCKNGSKAIKPGSRGN; this comes from the coding sequence ATGGATTTAGAGAAAATTTATAAAGAGGCTGGGGCATATTTAGAGGGACATTTTTTGCTAAGTAGCGGTAATCACTCGCAGTTTTATCTCCAAAGTGCAAAGGTGCTTGAAGACCCAGCTTTGGCTGGAAAGCTAGCTGACGAGCTTGCCTGTGTGATAGAGAAATTTGGCATTAAATTTGATAGCGTTTGCTCGCCTGCACTTGGAGGAATTTTAGCTGGCTATGAGCTAGCTCGCGCAGCAAAGAAGCGTTTTATCTTTACAGAGCGCGTTGATAGGGTGATGAGCTTAAGGCGCGGATTTGAGGTAAAAAAAGGTGAGAAATTTATCGTTTGTGAGGATATCATCACGACTGGCGGCTCGGCACTTGAAGCAGCGCACGTGATAGAGAGCCTTGGCGGCGAGGTAGTTGGCTTTGCAGCGCTTGCAAATCGCGGCTTTTGTAAGGTCGCAAATTTAGACAATGAAGCTAAGCCAAATGCTAAACTACCAAGCGATAAGCCATTTTTTGCTTTAGGAAATTTTGAGTTTGAAATTTATGAGCCTGAGCATTGCCCACTTTGTAAAAATGGAAGCAAAGCGATCAAACCTGGAAGCAGAGGCAACTAA
- a CDS encoding Na+/H+ antiporter NhaC family protein — MLIFNPVVFSILVMTILCLLRFNILLSILISALVAGVMYKHGFSGFESGIAGGIDSLFTALKETTQSLISGMQGNLETSLSYILLGALAAAIANTNLTAILINALSKFLSSNKVIFILTIAFIACLSQNLIPVHIAFIPILIPPLLAIMNKMGIDRRAVACALTFGLQAPYVSLSVGFGLLFHNILKKELANNGITTSISDISSVMWIGGASMLIGLILAILFYSKKRVYKTSKFEKEELDEIERAKSLEMTKKEWAVLAGAVVAFGVQIYTELLPLGALLGLLVMVVFGGIEYKKVDKIMDNGLAMMGFIAFIMLVAAGYGTILRESGGIDELVKYASLVSGGKIGGAFLMLLIGLLVTMGIGTSFGTIPILASIYVPLCVSLGFGVPAIILLVGIAAALGDAGSPASDSTLGPTSGLNADGEHNHIYDTCVPTFIFFNIPLIIGGIVGAMILG; from the coding sequence ATGCTTATATTTAATCCTGTTGTTTTTAGCATTTTAGTGATGACGATACTTTGTCTATTGCGTTTTAACATCTTGCTTTCTATCCTTATCTCTGCTCTTGTTGCGGGAGTAATGTATAAGCATGGATTTAGTGGATTTGAAAGTGGCATTGCAGGTGGGATAGATAGCCTCTTTACGGCCCTAAAAGAGACTACGCAAAGCCTTATAAGCGGTATGCAAGGCAATCTTGAAACATCGCTTAGTTATATTTTACTTGGTGCTTTAGCAGCCGCCATCGCAAATACAAATTTAACTGCTATCTTGATAAATGCTTTGAGTAAATTCCTTAGCTCAAATAAAGTGATTTTTATACTAACTATTGCATTTATAGCGTGCTTATCTCAAAATTTAATCCCAGTTCACATAGCTTTTATACCTATTTTAATCCCGCCGCTTCTTGCTATTATGAACAAAATGGGGATAGATAGACGTGCCGTAGCTTGTGCTTTGACATTTGGTCTTCAAGCACCTTATGTAAGCCTTAGCGTTGGCTTTGGTCTGCTTTTTCACAATATCTTAAAAAAAGAGTTAGCAAATAACGGCATAACAACATCTATTTCTGATATCTCTTCTGTTATGTGGATAGGTGGCGCTTCGATGCTTATTGGACTTATCCTTGCCATACTTTTTTACAGTAAAAAAAGAGTTTATAAAACTTCAAAATTTGAAAAAGAAGAGCTTGATGAGATCGAGCGTGCAAAAAGCCTTGAGATGACTAAAAAGGAGTGGGCGGTTTTAGCTGGTGCAGTTGTGGCTTTTGGTGTGCAAATTTATACTGAGCTGCTACCTCTTGGCGCACTACTTGGACTTTTGGTTATGGTCGTTTTTGGCGGTATCGAATACAAAAAAGTAGATAAGATCATGGATAACGGCCTTGCTATGATGGGATTTATCGCATTTATCATGCTAGTTGCTGCAGGTTATGGCACTATCTTAAGAGAGAGTGGCGGCATAGACGAGCTTGTAAAATACGCTAGCTTGGTATCTGGCGGCAAGATAGGCGGAGCATTTTTGATGCTTCTTATTGGTTTACTTGTAACAATGGGTATAGGCACTAGCTTTGGTACGATCCCTATTTTAGCTTCTATCTACGTGCCACTATGCGTTAGCCTTGGTTTTGGCGTACCAGCCATTATCTTGTTAGTTGGCATAGCTGCAGCTCTAGGAGATGCTGGAAGTCCTGCAAGCGATAGCACACTTGGGCCAACAAGCGGTCTAAATGCTGATGGTGAACACAACCACATATATGATACTTGTGTACCTACATTTATATTTTTTAACATACCACTCATCATCGGTGGTATCGTTGGAGCTATGATACTTGGATAA
- the flgE gene encoding flagellar hook protein FlgE, which produces MMRSLWSGVSGLQAHQIAMDVEGNNIANVNTYGYKYNRANFADILSQTPRVATAPQGQLGGQNAMQIGLGTTINSTTRIFSQGTLTSTDKQTDLALQGNGFFVVSPDGGTTRYYTRNGDFVRDKAGNFVNNSGYIVQGWTRDEETGTIDSTGPIKNIVIKEGLTTPARATTEVKIKGNLDSGNTIDQRSTPIYSLDSVAGGRDYNNDGILDPNEVHNENDVNNDQFYTNSRKEQSLTERGVDLGVTFDELGNGLALRDGQGIWVSYANAKTEKFEIGSKSPNNVGSLTNNGTAKKLNITLNGVNITGDVTNISDVAAAINAQYNKTGVRAEISEGNKLTLINRNNSGTTKETKNIHLTVNTGDELVAATTAMGVANGGLKNRDIITAYQYVYTSSQTTAVHEYNDAKERQVTTTEDLRAAMQKDARSYVDYNGDGQIRVNSAVPNAIKKATEAHNITPGTGGAAIADTTCQTAYNNAYNAATGTPDAKHAAGIEALKKLADDLNDGTKITVNKLGQFQLENPSNEVADHALYMTTTGLTKPAQGTNNSAINENVRLTTIMKALDGALSPGQALRASGKMMMSSHGSTAEIFDSLGSKHTVSIKWAKTGTTTDGGTEWSMVIQVPEPAKINYTGEGPDNVITGTARFNANGSLASFHPATITFSANNGSQSGQNISLNFGLGTDFNGLTSFDKDSSTESISQDGYTGGTLNGIKIDETGTIIGSFSNGQSFGLAKVALATFTNNEGLQSEGGNVFSQTANSGEAVIGAAGTGDKGTIAASKLEASNVDLSRALTDLIVIQRGFQANSKTITTSDEMLNTLLQLKQ; this is translated from the coding sequence ATGATGAGATCACTTTGGTCTGGTGTTTCAGGCCTACAAGCCCACCAGATAGCCATGGACGTAGAAGGCAACAATATCGCAAACGTTAATACCTATGGTTATAAATACAATCGTGCAAATTTTGCTGATATACTAAGCCAAACTCCAAGAGTCGCTACTGCTCCACAAGGTCAGCTAGGCGGTCAAAATGCTATGCAAATAGGTCTAGGAACGACTATAAACTCAACTACGAGAATTTTCTCACAAGGCACACTAACATCTACTGATAAGCAAACAGACCTTGCACTTCAAGGAAATGGTTTCTTTGTCGTATCTCCAGATGGTGGAACGACAAGATACTATACAAGAAACGGCGACTTCGTCCGTGATAAGGCTGGTAACTTCGTAAACAATAGCGGTTATATCGTTCAAGGCTGGACAAGAGATGAAGAGACTGGTACTATAGACTCAACAGGACCGATAAAAAATATCGTGATCAAAGAGGGTCTTACTACTCCAGCAAGAGCGACAACAGAAGTAAAGATAAAAGGCAACCTTGACTCAGGCAATACCATCGACCAAAGAAGCACTCCTATTTATTCACTAGACTCGGTTGCTGGTGGACGTGACTATAACAATGACGGAATTTTAGATCCAAACGAAGTCCACAACGAGAATGATGTAAATAACGATCAGTTTTATACGAACTCAAGAAAAGAACAAAGCCTAACAGAGCGTGGTGTAGATCTAGGTGTTACATTTGATGAGCTTGGAAATGGTCTTGCTTTAAGAGATGGACAAGGTATCTGGGTGAGCTATGCAAATGCTAAAACTGAAAAATTTGAAATAGGAAGTAAATCACCAAATAATGTTGGTTCACTTACTAATAATGGAACTGCAAAAAAATTAAATATAACATTAAATGGTGTAAATATAACCGGAGATGTAACAAACATAAGCGATGTTGCAGCTGCTATCAACGCTCAGTATAATAAAACTGGCGTTAGAGCTGAAATTTCAGAAGGTAATAAACTAACACTTATAAATAGAAATAACTCAGGTACTACAAAAGAGACAAAAAATATTCACTTAACTGTCAATACTGGTGATGAATTAGTAGCAGCAACGACAGCAATGGGAGTGGCAAATGGCGGTTTAAAAAATCGAGATATTATCACAGCTTATCAATATGTCTATACGAGCTCACAAACAACAGCAGTTCACGAATACAATGATGCGAAAGAAAGGCAAGTAACTACAACAGAAGATCTTCGTGCTGCTATGCAAAAAGATGCAAGGAGTTACGTTGACTACAATGGAGACGGTCAAATAAGAGTAAACTCAGCTGTACCTAATGCTATAAAAAAAGCAACAGAAGCTCATAATATAACTCCGGGTACTGGTGGAGCAGCTATAGCTGATACAACATGCCAAACAGCTTATAATAATGCTTATAACGCTGCAACTGGTACTCCAGATGCAAAACACGCAGCTGGTATCGAAGCACTTAAAAAACTTGCTGATGATTTAAATGATGGCACAAAGATTACTGTAAATAAACTAGGTCAATTTCAACTAGAAAATCCATCAAATGAAGTAGCAGATCATGCACTTTATATGACAACAACTGGTCTTACAAAGCCAGCTCAAGGTACAAATAATTCAGCTATAAATGAAAATGTTAGACTTACAACTATTATGAAAGCACTTGATGGCGCACTAAGCCCAGGCCAAGCTCTAAGAGCAAGTGGAAAGATGATGATGTCAAGCCACGGCTCAACGGCAGAAATTTTTGACTCACTTGGATCAAAACACACAGTTAGTATCAAATGGGCAAAAACTGGTACCACAACAGATGGTGGAACTGAGTGGAGCATGGTTATACAAGTGCCAGAGCCAGCTAAAATAAACTACACAGGTGAAGGCCCAGATAACGTTATAACTGGAACAGCTAGATTTAACGCAAATGGCTCACTTGCAAGTTTCCACCCAGCAACGATAACATTTTCAGCTAACAACGGCTCACAAAGTGGCCAAAACATTAGCTTAAATTTTGGTCTGGGAACTGACTTTAACGGCTTAACAAGCTTTGATAAAGACTCATCAACTGAGTCAATCTCACAAGATGGCTACACAGGCGGCACTCTAAATGGCATAAAAATAGATGAGACTGGAACAATAATAGGCTCATTTTCAAATGGACAAAGCTTTGGCCTAGCCAAAGTAGCACTTGCTACCTTTACAAATAACGAAGGTCTTCAAAGCGAGGGCGGAAATGTCTTTTCACAAACCGCAAACTCAGGTGAAGCAGTCATCGGTGCAGCTGGTACAGGCGATAAGGGAACGATCGCAGCTTCAAAACTTGAAGCTAGTAACGTCGATCTAAGCCGTGCGCTAACAGATCTTATTGTCATCCAAAGAGGCTTTCAAGCAAACTCAAAAACGATCACAACAAGTGATGAGATGCTAAACACACTTCTTCAACTAAAACAATAA
- the thyX gene encoding FAD-dependent thymidylate synthase, translating to MQVTLLNHTPLNICSHAIRTCWQSFEKGDNGGEKDVELIDRVGNKFKHASTLEHLYYNFYIQGISRALLQELARHRLASLSVKSTRYTLKELKKEEKFEVGQFERAAKFIVLTNDEMVDNASIKALENLREILASTTKSLDIVKYCLPECYKTELTWSINARSLQNFISLRSSKSALWEIRNLANAIYDALPNEHKFIFEKCLPEDEQN from the coding sequence ATGCAAGTAACGCTTCTAAATCACACCCCACTAAATATCTGCTCTCACGCGATCCGCACATGCTGGCAAAGCTTTGAAAAAGGCGACAACGGCGGCGAAAAAGACGTCGAGCTGATAGACAGGGTGGGTAATAAATTTAAACACGCTTCAACACTAGAGCATCTTTACTACAACTTCTACATCCAAGGCATCTCGCGCGCACTACTTCAAGAGCTAGCCCGCCACCGCTTAGCGAGCCTAAGCGTCAAATCAACCCGCTACACGCTAAAAGAGCTAAAAAAAGAGGAGAAATTTGAAGTAGGGCAGTTTGAGCGTGCAGCTAAATTTATCGTGCTAACAAATGACGAAATGGTCGATAACGCGAGCATAAAAGCGCTTGAAAATTTACGTGAAATTTTAGCTTCAACCACAAAAAGCCTTGATATCGTTAAATACTGCCTACCAGAGTGCTATAAAACCGAGCTTACATGGAGCATAAACGCTAGAAGCTTGCAAAATTTTATCTCTCTTAGAAGCTCAAAATCAGCCCTTTGGGAGATAAGAAATTTAGCAAATGCTATCTACGACGCCTTGCCAAATGAGCATAAATTTATCTTTGAGAAGTGCTTGCCAGAGGATGAGCAAAACTAA